The proteins below are encoded in one region of Pseudomonas entomophila L48:
- a CDS encoding fimbrial biogenesis chaperone → MGAGAKLARGLIGMLLLAGAPAMAATSVLIWPIDPVLEADQKAGALWLENRGSAPTSLQVRVFAWRQGEYQEQFQNQREIIGSPPVANIAPGQKQLIRLTRTGSSPAGQEQAYRIIIDEIPSPLPADTASDGPKAAIRLQMRYSVPLFVYGEGLWGKPDPEGKRSAEGVGKPQLSWRAVTVEGKPYVELRNTGPVHARLTDVVLQQGGQDKPLVEGLLGYVLPGASMRWPAPGALGAASVLKGRVNGQDAAQAIKQGQ, encoded by the coding sequence ATGGGGGCAGGCGCGAAACTGGCGCGGGGACTGATCGGGATGTTGCTGCTGGCCGGCGCGCCTGCCATGGCCGCCACGTCGGTGCTGATCTGGCCGATCGACCCGGTGCTGGAAGCCGACCAGAAGGCCGGCGCGCTGTGGCTGGAGAACCGTGGGTCGGCGCCGACCAGCCTGCAGGTGCGGGTGTTCGCCTGGCGCCAGGGCGAGTATCAGGAGCAGTTCCAGAACCAGCGCGAGATCATCGGCAGCCCACCGGTGGCGAATATTGCGCCGGGGCAGAAACAACTGATCCGGCTGACCCGTACCGGCAGCTCACCGGCCGGCCAGGAGCAGGCCTACCGCATCATCATCGACGAGATCCCTTCGCCCTTGCCGGCCGACACCGCCAGCGACGGGCCGAAGGCGGCCATCCGCCTGCAGATGCGTTACTCGGTGCCGCTGTTCGTCTACGGCGAAGGGCTGTGGGGCAAGCCCGACCCGGAGGGCAAGCGCAGCGCCGAAGGGGTCGGCAAGCCGCAGCTGAGCTGGCGTGCGGTGACCGTGGAGGGCAAACCCTATGTCGAACTGCGCAACACCGGGCCCGTGCATGCCCGGTTGACCGATGTGGTGTTGCAGCAGGGCGGGCAGGATAAACCGCTGGTCGAAGGCTTGCTGGGCTATGTGTTGCCTGGCGCCAGCATGCGTTGGCCTGCCCCGGGCGCGCTCGGGGCAGCCAGTGTGCTCAAGGGCCGGGTCAATGGCCAGGACGCGGCGCAGGCCATCAAGCAGGGCCAGTGA
- a CDS encoding Csu type fimbrial protein, with translation MAGRALCAGLCLVVPGMLQAATSSTFQVSAQIVAGCLVVGGVTNYGVLDFGTQSALSTATLSTSLGGTTVTFQCTPGVAVSMSLDGGQNSASGNRYLKRSGGTQVLAYQLYRDAAYTQSLGIGSSVAVSYSDPTAIKLPVYGRTTLTGTLPAGTYTDVVQVTVAW, from the coding sequence ATGGCCGGCAGGGCGCTGTGCGCAGGCTTGTGCCTGGTCGTGCCGGGCATGTTGCAGGCGGCGACCAGCAGCACATTCCAGGTCAGTGCGCAGATCGTTGCCGGCTGCCTGGTGGTGGGCGGCGTGACCAACTACGGCGTGCTCGATTTCGGCACCCAGTCGGCGTTGTCCACCGCCACCCTGAGTACCTCGCTCGGCGGCACCACGGTGACCTTCCAGTGCACCCCGGGTGTAGCGGTGAGCATGAGCCTGGACGGTGGCCAGAACAGCGCCAGCGGCAATCGCTACCTCAAGCGCAGCGGCGGTACGCAAGTGCTCGCCTACCAGCTTTACCGCGACGCGGCCTATACCCAGAGCCTGGGGATAGGCAGCAGCGTTGCCGTGAGCTACAGCGACCCGACTGCGATCAAGCTGCCGGTCTACGGCCGCACGACCCTGACCGGTACCTTGCCGGCCGGGACCTACACCGACGTGGTGCAAGTGACGGTGGCCTGGTGA
- a CDS encoding spore coat U domain-containing protein, translating into MQRTSILLLTLGPLLLPGSVAHGTSTGFIQARLVISAACEINSQQPTVGGNPGVMDFGSRGPTWDQALTSRVDEAGAEGSLQISCTPQVRAFSVRINGGLNGSDGVRRLSNGRELIPYQLAVDPGGNSRYGIGQARTFTISNTEQVPVPIYGVVVAQPRALPVGLYRDTLRVTLDW; encoded by the coding sequence TTGCAACGCACCTCGATCCTGCTGCTCACACTGGGCCCGCTGCTGCTGCCCGGCAGTGTGGCCCATGGCACCAGCACCGGCTTTATCCAGGCGCGCCTGGTGATCAGCGCCGCCTGCGAGATCAACAGCCAGCAACCGACCGTGGGTGGCAACCCCGGCGTGATGGACTTCGGTTCGCGCGGCCCGACCTGGGACCAGGCGCTGACCAGCCGCGTGGACGAGGCCGGCGCCGAGGGCAGCCTGCAGATCAGTTGCACCCCTCAGGTGCGCGCTTTCAGCGTGCGGATCAACGGCGGGCTCAATGGCAGCGATGGCGTGCGCCGCCTGAGCAATGGCCGCGAACTCATCCCCTATCAACTGGCGGTCGACCCAGGTGGCAACAGCCGCTACGGCATCGGCCAGGCCCGCACCTTCACCATCAGCAACACCGAGCAAGTGCCCGTGCCCATCTACGGCGTGGTGGTCGCGCAGCCGCGCGCCCTGCCTGTCGGGCTGTATCGCGACACCCTACGGGTGACCCTGGACTGGTAA
- a CDS encoding ATP-binding protein translates to MTTAPLSLDQAIERCAQEPIQVPGSIQPHGFLLVLDNTSLRILQASENTERWLGVPALELPGRAFDALVSEDFDLRQHLTSLPEDEIFPFHIGDVRLREGAPCQAPLRVLAHRHDQVLILEFEPCRGSAKGDYYPLVRAFVSTLHQATSIEDLLQQSVRQIKRITGFGRVKAYRFDTEGNGTVLAEDADPGYPQYLGLCFPASDIPRQARELYRINRIRVIEDADYQASPLVPAANPRTGKALDMSFASLRSVSPVHLQYMRNMGTLASMSLSIVVDGKLWGLLSCHHDQPRAVDFQTRTACELLANVLSLQIEAHESHNSTRLLLDLRQRIVHMLASMADQDSVGDGLLALPEVMLQFADATGAAIISAERCDLIGDTPPAAQVNALVHWLAQRGEDLVFHTDNAQRDIDVLPELGQHAAGVLAVAISQLHSHYLLWFRPEQARTVNWAGRPEKQVAPLGNLNPRHSFERWQEEVRGFSAAWHPLTLEGVRELRGAVLGIVLRKAEELAQLAGELKRSNKELEAFSYSVSHDLRAPLRHIAGYSELLGEIEGEHLTERGKRFLGHIGEAAQFAGTLVDNLLNFSQMGRSALRLSDVDLNTLVDTIRTEMAPDYAGRSILWDIAALPKVIADPAFINMVLHNLIANAVKYTRQRDPARIEVGAVQHRHEIEVYVRDNGVGFDMAYADKLFGVFQRLHRMEEFEGTGIGLASVRRIIERHDGRVWAQGCQGQGASFHFTLPRQPMTA, encoded by the coding sequence GTGACCACTGCCCCGCTTTCCCTCGACCAGGCCATCGAACGCTGTGCCCAGGAACCTATCCAGGTACCGGGCAGCATCCAGCCCCATGGCTTTCTACTGGTGCTGGACAACACCAGCCTGCGCATCCTCCAGGCCAGTGAAAACACCGAACGCTGGCTCGGCGTGCCGGCCCTGGAACTGCCAGGCCGGGCATTCGACGCACTGGTCAGCGAAGACTTCGACCTGCGCCAGCACCTGACGTCCCTGCCGGAAGACGAGATATTCCCCTTCCACATCGGCGATGTCCGCCTGCGCGAAGGTGCCCCCTGCCAGGCGCCGCTGCGGGTATTGGCCCACCGCCACGACCAGGTGCTGATCCTCGAGTTCGAGCCCTGCCGCGGCTCGGCCAAGGGCGACTACTACCCCCTGGTGCGGGCCTTCGTCAGTACCCTGCACCAGGCCACCAGCATCGAGGACTTGCTGCAGCAGTCGGTACGCCAGATCAAGCGCATCACCGGTTTCGGCCGGGTCAAGGCCTACCGCTTCGACACCGAAGGCAATGGCACGGTGCTCGCCGAAGACGCCGACCCGGGCTATCCCCAGTACCTGGGGCTGTGCTTCCCGGCCTCCGACATCCCGCGCCAGGCCCGCGAGCTGTACCGCATCAACCGCATCCGGGTGATCGAGGACGCCGACTACCAGGCCTCGCCGCTGGTACCTGCCGCCAACCCGCGCACCGGCAAGGCCCTGGACATGAGCTTCGCCTCGCTGCGCAGCGTGTCCCCGGTGCACCTGCAGTACATGCGCAACATGGGCACCCTGGCGTCGATGTCGCTGTCGATCGTGGTCGACGGCAAGCTCTGGGGCCTGCTGTCGTGCCACCACGACCAACCGCGGGCCGTGGACTTCCAGACCCGCACCGCCTGCGAACTGCTGGCCAATGTCCTGTCGCTGCAGATCGAGGCCCACGAGTCCCACAACAGCACGCGCTTGCTGCTCGACCTGCGCCAGCGCATCGTGCACATGCTTGCTTCGATGGCCGACCAGGACAGTGTCGGCGACGGCCTGCTCGCCCTGCCCGAAGTGATGCTGCAGTTCGCCGATGCCACGGGCGCAGCAATCATCAGCGCCGAGCGTTGCGACCTGATCGGCGACACGCCACCGGCGGCGCAGGTCAACGCCCTGGTGCACTGGCTGGCCCAGCGCGGCGAAGACCTGGTGTTCCACACCGACAACGCGCAGCGCGACATCGACGTGCTGCCGGAGCTGGGCCAGCATGCCGCAGGCGTGCTGGCCGTGGCCATCTCGCAGCTGCACTCGCACTACCTGCTGTGGTTCCGCCCGGAGCAGGCGCGCACGGTGAACTGGGCCGGGCGCCCGGAAAAGCAGGTCGCCCCCCTGGGCAACCTCAACCCGCGCCACAGTTTCGAGCGCTGGCAGGAAGAAGTCCGCGGGTTCAGTGCCGCCTGGCACCCGCTGACCCTCGAAGGCGTGCGGGAGCTGCGCGGCGCGGTGCTCGGCATCGTCCTGCGCAAGGCCGAGGAACTGGCCCAGCTGGCCGGCGAACTGAAACGGTCGAACAAGGAACTCGAGGCCTTCTCCTACAGCGTGTCCCACGACCTGCGCGCGCCGCTGCGGCACATCGCCGGCTACAGCGAGCTGCTTGGCGAAATCGAAGGCGAACACCTGACCGAGCGCGGCAAGCGCTTCCTCGGGCATATCGGCGAAGCCGCGCAATTCGCCGGCACCCTGGTGGACAATCTGCTCAATTTCTCGCAGATGGGCCGCTCGGCGCTGCGCCTGTCGGATGTCGACCTCAATACCCTGGTCGATACCATCCGCACGGAGATGGCCCCCGACTACGCCGGCCGGTCGATCCTCTGGGACATCGCCGCGCTGCCCAAGGTGATCGCCGACCCCGCCTTCATCAACATGGTCCTGCACAACCTGATCGCCAATGCCGTCAAGTACACCCGCCAGCGCGACCCGGCACGCATCGAGGTGGGTGCCGTGCAGCACCGGCACGAGATCGAGGTGTACGTGCGCGACAATGGCGTGGGCTTCGACATGGCCTATGCCGACAAGCTGTTCGGGGTGTTCCAGCGCCTGCACCGCATGGAGGAGTTCGAGGGCACCGGCATTGGCCTGGCCAGCGTGCGGCGGATCATCGAGCGCCATGATGGCCGCGTCTGGGCCCAGGGCTGCCAGGGCCAGGGCGCCAGCTTCCACTTCACCCTCCCCCGTCAACCGATGACCGCCTGA
- a CDS encoding Csu type fimbrial protein produces the protein MKVLKALLLGSLLLPDGAAWALCSSVATAPAAFGSINSTLVRTTVQNASTTNAGLQCTGSLLSLLVSSDHFYATITSATSGLVGPTGDVIPYTIYADNTTSYPISRGVQFDFARNGILDALGLLNGSSPKTVPLYLKTVVGANVAAGVYQETLNIAWSWNYCSGIGIGNLCLGRDIGSGNQSIVVSLTVTNDCQITTPNISFGSAPVVAGFGTVSQSVSLSCTKGSTYTVGLDDGQNVSGGRRRMKSAANNYLAYDIFKSAGAVRWGSLTTARRASSDADVNPGAGTGTGSQVFNYNAKVYTDQATPPAATYTDNVILDVQF, from the coding sequence ATGAAGGTGCTCAAGGCATTGCTGCTGGGTAGCTTGCTGCTGCCAGACGGTGCCGCCTGGGCGTTGTGTTCGTCGGTGGCCACCGCCCCGGCGGCCTTTGGCTCGATCAACTCGACCCTGGTGCGTACCACGGTACAGAACGCCTCCACCACCAACGCCGGGTTGCAGTGCACCGGCTCGCTGTTGTCGTTGCTGGTCAGCTCCGATCACTTCTACGCCACCATCACCTCCGCCACCAGCGGGCTGGTGGGGCCGACCGGCGATGTCATCCCTTATACGATCTATGCCGACAACACCACCAGCTACCCGATCAGCCGCGGCGTGCAGTTCGACTTCGCCCGCAACGGCATCCTCGACGCCCTTGGGTTGCTCAATGGCAGCAGCCCCAAGACCGTGCCGCTGTACTTGAAGACCGTGGTTGGCGCCAACGTCGCGGCGGGTGTGTACCAGGAAACCCTGAACATCGCCTGGAGCTGGAACTACTGCTCGGGCATCGGCATCGGCAACCTATGCCTGGGGCGCGACATCGGCAGCGGCAACCAGAGCATCGTGGTCAGCCTCACGGTGACCAACGACTGCCAGATCACCACACCCAACATCAGCTTCGGCAGTGCACCCGTGGTGGCGGGGTTCGGCACCGTGAGCCAGAGCGTCAGCCTGTCGTGCACCAAGGGCAGCACCTACACCGTGGGGTTGGACGACGGGCAGAACGTCTCGGGCGGGCGGCGGCGGATGAAGTCGGCGGCCAACAACTACCTGGCCTACGACATCTTCAAGAGTGCCGGCGCGGTGCGCTGGGGCTCGCTGACCACGGCGCGGCGGGCGAGCAGTGATGCCGATGTGAACCCGGGGGCGGGCACCGGCACGGGGAGCCAGGTGTTCAACTACAACGCCAAGGTGTACACCGACCAGGCCACGCCGCCGGCGGCGACCTATACCGATAACGTGATTCTGGATGTGCAGTTTTGA
- a CDS encoding Csu type fimbrial protein: MPKHLTRCILAGLGLALAANAQAATVTGTISSTLILTAACQVNGSGGTSGLNFGSLNFGTQDSLFTTANGQVLGGGGGAMSILCSAGTVPTIKVRAGAHDSQSAGGTRALADGSGNFVPYDFYTDAGHTQLLAIDGTITLPTSTGVAQTVNLYGQAKGKAGLPAGTYTDTVAVELSF, encoded by the coding sequence ATGCCCAAGCACCTCACCCGCTGCATCCTCGCAGGCCTCGGCCTGGCCCTGGCAGCCAATGCCCAGGCCGCCACCGTGACCGGCACGATCAGCTCGACCCTGATCCTCACCGCCGCCTGCCAGGTCAATGGCAGCGGCGGCACCTCGGGGCTCAACTTCGGCAGCCTCAACTTCGGCACCCAGGACTCGTTGTTCACGACCGCCAATGGCCAGGTGCTCGGCGGCGGTGGCGGCGCCATGAGCATTCTCTGCTCGGCAGGCACGGTACCGACGATCAAGGTGCGTGCCGGCGCCCATGACTCGCAGTCCGCCGGCGGGACCCGGGCCCTGGCCGATGGTTCGGGCAATTTCGTGCCCTATGACTTCTACACCGACGCCGGGCACACCCAGTTGCTGGCCATCGACGGCACCATCACCCTGCCGACCAGCACGGGCGTGGCGCAGACGGTCAACCTGTATGGCCAGGCCAAGGGCAAGGCCGGTCTGCCGGCGGGTACCTACACCGATACGGTGGCCGTCGAGCTGAGCTTCTGA
- a CDS encoding spore coat U domain-containing protein: MTERWMAGLLGLWLSGGAVAADFLVEVQIRVQRGCMLVNQQRDAGAQALGRIDLGSAARLDGSGAPLSGVLLSQRPPRLECNPDTPYQVRVDGGQHGGVGELRYLASRDSNARPIPYRLYRDAAWRQPLAVDVAQSARVPDSGSVELPLFARIDSLAWVPRAGLYADLLKVTVTW; encoded by the coding sequence GTGACGGAGCGCTGGATGGCCGGGCTGTTGGGCCTGTGGTTGAGCGGCGGTGCCGTGGCGGCGGACTTTCTCGTCGAGGTGCAGATCCGCGTGCAGCGCGGTTGCATGCTGGTCAACCAGCAGCGCGATGCCGGTGCGCAGGCCCTGGGCCGGATCGATCTGGGCAGTGCCGCACGCCTGGACGGTTCGGGCGCGCCCTTGAGTGGGGTGCTGCTCAGCCAGCGGCCACCACGCCTGGAATGCAACCCCGACACGCCTTATCAGGTGCGCGTCGATGGCGGACAGCATGGCGGTGTCGGCGAGCTTCGCTACCTGGCCAGCCGCGACAGCAACGCCCGGCCAATCCCTTACCGTCTGTACCGCGACGCCGCCTGGCGCCAGCCATTGGCGGTGGACGTGGCGCAATCGGCACGGGTGCCGGACAGCGGCTCGGTCGAACTCCCTCTTTTCGCACGAATCGACAGCCTGGCCTGGGTACCCCGCGCCGGGCTCTACGCCGACCTGCTCAAAGTCACGGTCACCTGGTAG
- a CDS encoding response regulator, giving the protein MLKPILLVEDNPRDLELTLLALERSQLANEVVVVRDGADALDYLLRRNAFTERADGNPAVMLLDLKLPKVDGLEVLREVRATAQLRSIPIVMLTSSREGPDLRRAYELGVNAYVVKPVEFKEFVTAISGLGMFWAVLNEPPPGSLRLNRRDDH; this is encoded by the coding sequence ATGCTCAAGCCCATCCTGCTGGTCGAAGACAACCCCCGGGACCTGGAACTGACCTTGCTGGCCCTGGAACGCAGCCAACTGGCCAACGAAGTCGTCGTCGTGCGCGACGGCGCCGATGCCCTGGACTACCTGCTGCGGCGCAATGCCTTTACCGAGCGCGCCGACGGCAACCCGGCGGTGATGCTGCTGGACCTCAAACTGCCCAAGGTCGACGGCCTCGAGGTGCTCAGGGAGGTGCGCGCCACCGCACAACTGCGCAGCATCCCTATCGTCATGCTGACCTCTTCGCGCGAGGGGCCGGACCTGCGGCGCGCCTATGAGCTGGGGGTCAACGCCTACGTGGTCAAGCCCGTGGAGTTCAAGGAGTTCGTTACCGCGATTTCAGGCCTGGGGATGTTCTGGGCCGTGCTCAACGAGCCGCCGCCCGGCTCGCTGCGCCTGAACCGTCGCGACGACCACTGA
- a CDS encoding fimbria/pilus outer membrane usher protein produces MRVATHRLWLGLAVLGPGLGVADELPPPPTESAAITDATLYLDLLVNQVGKAELVPVQQRAGRLYLDSEVLRGAGIKLPGDPRGEVALEDIPGLHSDYDSQNQRLLLQVPPAWLPEQQLGDRSLYPASDARSSFGALFNYDAYLNDTDEGGSYLAAWNELRLFDDWGTFSTTGQWRQSFNGAQDNGRQGFLRYDTTFRYTDDQRLLTYEVGDLVTGALPWTTSVRVGGLQLSRDFSARPDLVTYPLPAFAGEAAVPTSLDLFINGYKSSTTELQPGPYTLTNVPFINGAGEAVVVTTDALGRQVSTTLPFYVTSSLLAKGLSDFSVAAGSLRRDYAVRDFGYGPGVASASLRHGVSDYFTLETHAETAQSMMLGGLGGNLRLGNFGVLNAAVAQSRFEGDTGQQVALGYQYNSRRIGFNYQRVQRHGDYADLSLVDSPYTRLSQRSEQATLSLNLDRYGSLGAGYFDVRAGDGTRTRLVNLSWSKPLWGNSSLYLSANREVGDSQWAVQAQLVIPFDLRGTLAFSAERSKDGQDLQRVNYSRAVPVGGGVGYNLGYATGGNRDAYRQADVTWRLQSVQLQAGVYGSSGEMTRWADASGSLVLMDAGLFAANRIDDAFVVVSTSGYADVPVRYENQQIGRTDRNGHLLVPYSSGYYRGKYEIDPMELPADVLAPQVEQRVAVRRGSGYLLEFPLRQVRAASLVLVDSDQQALKLGSHVLHQESGSEAVVGWDGLVYLENLAPHNRLVVDKADGGQCQVAFDLPEGEGPIPLIGPLVCR; encoded by the coding sequence GTGCGGGTGGCAACGCACCGGTTGTGGCTGGGCCTGGCGGTGCTGGGCCCTGGCCTGGGCGTGGCCGACGAACTGCCGCCGCCCCCCACCGAGAGTGCCGCCATCACCGATGCGACGCTGTACCTCGACCTGCTGGTGAACCAGGTGGGCAAGGCTGAGCTGGTACCGGTGCAGCAGCGCGCCGGGCGGTTGTACCTGGACAGCGAGGTGTTGCGCGGCGCCGGGATCAAGCTGCCGGGCGACCCGCGTGGCGAAGTGGCGCTGGAGGATATCCCCGGTCTGCACAGCGACTATGACAGCCAGAACCAGCGCCTGCTGCTGCAGGTGCCGCCGGCCTGGCTGCCCGAGCAGCAGCTGGGTGACCGCAGCCTGTACCCGGCCAGCGATGCCCGCAGCAGCTTTGGAGCATTGTTCAACTACGACGCCTACCTCAACGACACCGACGAAGGCGGCAGCTACCTCGCCGCCTGGAACGAGCTGCGCCTGTTCGATGACTGGGGCACGTTCTCCACCACCGGGCAGTGGCGCCAGTCGTTCAACGGCGCCCAGGACAACGGCCGCCAGGGCTTCCTGCGCTACGACACCACGTTCCGCTACACCGATGACCAGCGTCTGCTCACCTACGAGGTGGGGGACCTGGTGACCGGCGCGCTGCCCTGGACCACCTCGGTGCGCGTTGGCGGGCTGCAGTTGTCGCGGGACTTCAGTGCCCGTCCCGACCTGGTCACCTACCCGTTGCCGGCCTTTGCCGGCGAAGCGGCGGTGCCGACCTCGCTGGACCTGTTCATCAACGGCTACAAGAGCAGCACCACCGAGTTGCAGCCGGGCCCCTACACGCTGACCAACGTGCCGTTCATCAACGGTGCCGGCGAGGCGGTGGTGGTGACCACCGACGCCCTCGGCCGGCAGGTGTCCACCACCTTGCCGTTCTATGTCACCAGCAGTCTGCTGGCCAAGGGACTTTCGGATTTCTCGGTGGCGGCTGGCAGTTTGCGCCGCGACTATGCCGTGCGCGATTTTGGTTATGGCCCGGGCGTGGCGTCGGCCAGCCTGCGCCACGGTGTCTCCGACTACTTCACCCTGGAAACCCACGCCGAAACCGCCCAGTCGATGATGCTCGGCGGCCTGGGCGGCAACCTGCGCCTGGGCAACTTCGGCGTGCTCAACGCGGCGGTGGCGCAGAGCCGATTCGAGGGCGACACGGGCCAGCAGGTAGCGCTGGGCTACCAGTACAACAGCCGGCGCATCGGCTTCAACTACCAGCGCGTGCAACGCCACGGCGACTACGCCGACCTGTCGCTGGTCGACAGCCCCTACACCCGCCTGAGCCAGCGCAGCGAGCAGGCCACCCTGAGCCTGAACCTGGATCGCTATGGCAGCCTGGGTGCCGGCTACTTCGATGTGCGCGCCGGCGACGGCACGCGTACCCGGCTGGTCAACCTGAGCTGGAGCAAGCCGCTGTGGGGCAACAGCAGCCTGTACCTGTCGGCCAACCGCGAGGTCGGCGACAGCCAGTGGGCGGTGCAGGCGCAACTGGTGATCCCCTTCGACCTGCGCGGCACCCTGGCCTTCAGCGCCGAACGCAGCAAGGACGGCCAGGATTTGCAGCGGGTCAACTACAGTCGCGCCGTGCCGGTCGGCGGCGGGGTGGGCTACAACCTCGGTTACGCCACCGGCGGCAACCGCGATGCCTATCGCCAGGCCGACGTGACCTGGCGCCTGCAGTCGGTGCAGTTGCAGGCCGGGGTCTACGGCAGCAGCGGCGAGATGACCCGCTGGGCCGATGCCAGCGGTTCGCTGGTGCTGATGGATGCCGGGCTGTTCGCCGCCAACCGCATCGACGACGCTTTCGTGGTGGTCAGCACCAGTGGTTACGCCGACGTGCCGGTGCGCTACGAGAACCAGCAGATCGGCCGCACCGACCGCAACGGCCACCTGCTGGTGCCGTACAGCAGCGGCTATTACCGGGGCAAGTACGAGATCGACCCGATGGAGTTGCCGGCCGATGTGCTGGCGCCGCAGGTGGAGCAGCGCGTGGCCGTGCGCCGGGGCAGCGGCTACTTGCTGGAGTTCCCGCTCAGGCAGGTACGGGCGGCGAGCCTGGTGCTGGTCGACAGTGACCAGCAGGCACTCAAGCTGGGCAGTCATGTACTGCACCAGGAGAGTGGCAGCGAGGCGGTGGTGGGTTGGGACGGGCTGGTGTACCTGGAGAACCTGGCGCCCCATAACCGCCTGGTCGTGGACAAGGCTGATGGTGGGCAGTGCCAGGTGGCGTTCGACTTACCCGAAGGGGAGGGGCCGATCCCGCTGATCGGCCCTTTGGTGTGTCGATGA